The Pseudorca crassidens isolate mPseCra1 chromosome 3, mPseCra1.hap1, whole genome shotgun sequence genome includes the window CGCTTTTCACAATCCTGGTTGAAACGCAGGTTGAGAACTATGATACAGTGCAGGTGATTTTCAGCTGAGTGTTTAGTCCTATTAGAGATAAGAACTGTGGTTGCTCTAATCAAAACAACAGGACTCAGAGATTTCTtgaagagaaaagtgaaagatATTGTAGAGAGTAATAAACACATAGCCAAACAattcacaacaaagaattactaTGTAATTCTTTGTAAGCTACTGACAGAAAGGATTCTAAACCAGGAGCAGATTCGGAATCACGAGGTAACGAAGACAAGCTGTCCCTCTCCTCCAGTGTAAGCATTAGCCTGCATATAACCCACATCAACAAAAATGCTCTAATTTTCCAACAGGTCTACTGTATGGTCCAGGAGATTGGGAATGGGAGGCTCACCCAGAGCCTCCATTGCACACTTTAGCACTTCCAACTGAAACTTGGTGCCCTAAGTGCCTCCTATTTTTCCTGACCAGTGACCTGGGTGCTGTTGTCTGACGTGTCAGTGAGTGCAGAGCACAGTGGTGTTCACTGCAGCCTACCTTTGAGCTGACTCTGTGGCCTGGGACCAGTGCTCTGTGTCAGCCTGAGCCTGCCTGTAATGGTGTACTACCACTGCAAAAACTCACAGAAGACGTGCTATGCTGGGAGTTGCACCTGGAAGTCACATGCCTCTTCAATGGGGCATCACACACTGCAGCTCGACTACCTGGTCGCCAAGGTGACTGGGGCGCAACACCTGACTGTCCTATCAGGTGTCCTAATCTGACTCTTCAACCTGAGAATGCACAAGAGCAAGATGCCCACTGGAGCACTGCAGATGACAGAGACAACGTTCTCTGGGGCTTGCTGGTCACCATGCTCAATGACGACATTCGTCATGCTGCAGCTAGTCTTTGCAGGAGTTGTGGACAGACCTCAGCGACCACCCAGCACCTACTGCCAGAGCTACAGCTTTACCTGGTCATGGCCTTTTCGCCTTGATCTTCATGTTCTTCTTCCTAGCAGTGACTCTGGCCATAGCCTGGTGCCTGCAGTGCTCCTCCAGCCCTGCAATTCAGCCTGGTCCAAGACTGGACGTGGAGTTGCTCCCACTTCAGCAAGAGAGATTTGCCCTATTCCTACAGTCAATATGTGACTTCAGATATTGCAAAGTCTTAATTTCTTCAAGTTAACTCAGTAACATCTTCAACTAGATAGTTTCTGTAGTACCAGCAGTGAAGCCTTAACTATTACATTGGATTCAAATGTATTCGTGTGAGTTTTAAcacttttatttcataaatatcacCCTGCTGTAAGCAATCCTGCTTATTTTTTGTTGTCTTTAGGGGTGTGGGAGAGCTCTACAAGTTTGCTTGCTAGTTTCTATGTATATTTTGATTTGTTTCGTTAGCCCAGAAAATTCCTTTGGGCAAAACTTTGTGCCTATTAATGTACGTTctgaaaaattatgtttctggCTAAAGAGTTCTTTCCTCGAAATATTGAAGGAGGTTCACTGCATCTTTAAGTTCTGCTCTTGGGCTACATTATATTTGTCTTTGAGAAGCTGGGAAACTGTAGATTTGGTTGTGTAAGAACATAGAGTCTCTCTCCAAGAACTATTCTGGCCTTTGATTGTTTCCCTGCATCATTTTCCAGAGCCTTCTCAGTCATGCTGTCCATGGGTTGGCTGCCAATATCTGGCCCAATTTGTTCCTAAAATTGTCAGCTTCTGGAATGCAGAGATCATTCTTCCCTAACTTCTGTGTAAGGATAAATAAATCACACTAAGCCCAAGACACTTCAGTTAGTAACCTTTTACTAATTTGCAATGAGTAAAAGAAGGAAGgcaatatagttttaaaatcttgctgttttagaaaaccaacttctttTGGAGAAAACATTAAGTGTGGATGTAGGAGAATACATATTATCCTAATATAGACTatctaaaaataaagatgtggcctttttattttcaattttgaaaaatatcactACCTCTTGTGTCTCTTAAATTTAGTCTAAATTAGATATTCATGTGACATTTTTCCAATGAAATTCCAAGAGCCcagtggttttttgttgtttgttcgtTTTGGCCACGTggtgtggcacgcgggatcttagttccccgaccagggatcaaacccctgccccctgcagtgggagcatggagtctaaaccactggactgacagggaagtcCAAGCCCAgtgttattttaatatatcaaaatatattactTTCAGCTGAGTTGAAGGTCTTTTAAAAGCccatattagggcttccctggtggcggagtggttgagagtccacctgccgatacaggggacacgggttcatgctccggtccgggaagatcccacatgccgcggagggcctgggcccatgagccgtggccgctgagcctgcgcatccggagcctgtgctccacaacgggagaggccacaacagcaagaggcccgcgtactgaaaaaaaaaaaaaaaaaaaaaaagaagcccataTTAAAGGTCTTTTTAAATCCACATAATACATAGATGCTTcagtaaaagaggaaaaataaggatGGAGTAAAATATGTCCTTCAAAATTCCAAGGTTTCTGCTAAATATTCAGAGCGCAATGGATAGGAAATGGGATAGtccaattttttaaagtcttgctTACActctaaaagtttatttttccttttagtttttttcatcCTCCAGTCAAAGGGCATTTGCTCTTCTATATGGCCTGTGAAATTATCAAGTGATCAAAATGTGCTACAGAAGAAGTGGAGGAATGATTTGTCCCCTTTGTGATACTTCCTGACTAGCAAATGGAAAGCTGATAGCTTGGGAATACTACTGGAATATCCAGGATAGCTTGGATTCTACTGTATGTTACAATTAAGCAATATGTAGATGTAACTAATTAAATGAACACAGCAATTTCTCCTTTTCATAGTTATAATGTATAATGCTTAACTATTTCCTTGACAATAAACTAAGACTTGAGGAAAGGTTGATCAGGTTAGTGAGAAGAGAAAGTCCAAGTATTATCTAGGAGTGCAGTaactggttaggactctgggtgCCGCTGTTCACCAGTCTGGGAGATAAAGgcagcgcgcgcgcgcgcacacacacccacacacaaacacaccgaggggaaaaaaaaacttcttagaACCTCCATCACTGCCAGATTGAAAACAGACTCCCTGAGGCTGCCCAGATCCTACTTCAGGACCCCTTTATGCTCTGAATTCTCCTGAAAATTCGGTTAATTTAGACTCAGAAGAGCAGAGAAACAATACTGTTGGTGCCAGACTGGGAGAAAACTACGAAGCAAGAGAGCAATGCCGATTCGAGTGAAGGTGCTCGGCTGCCGCAGGCTGGTCTtgctgttcctttttctgtggatGTTGTTGGAAGCCCAGGCTGGGAAGATCCGCTACTCAGTGCCAGAAGAGACAGACAAAGGTTTCTTTGTAGGCAACCTTGCCAAAGACCTGGGACTACAACCCCAGGAGGTGGCGGAGCGGGGAGTCCGCATCGTCTCTAGAGGTAGGACTCAGCTTTTTGCTCTGAACCCGCGAAGCGGCAGCTTGGTCACCGCAGGCAGGATAGATCGGGAGGAGCTCTGCGCTCAGAGCCTGCAGTGTCTGGTGAGTTTTAACGTCTTGGTAGAGGACAAAATGAAGCTTTTCCCTGTTGAAGTGGAAATAATTGATATTAATGACAACACTCCCCAATTCCAGTTAGAGGAAGTagaatttaaaatgaatgaaataaccaCTCCAGGTACCAGGATCCCTCTACCTTCTGGGCAAGACCTTGATGTGGGTATGAATTCGCTCCAGATGTACCAGCTCAGCTCCAACCCTCATTTCTGCCTGGATGTGCAACAGGGACCTGATGGGTCCCAACAGCCAGAGTTGGTGCTGCAGAGTCCCCTAGATAGGGAAGAAGACGCTGTCCACCGCCTCCTCCTCACCGCTTTTGATGGGGGCAACCCAGTCCGTTCAGGAAGCCTCCGAATTCGAGTTCAGGTGGTGGACGCAAACGACAACCCTCCAGCGTTTACTCAAGCACAGTACCACACGAGTGTTCCTGAGAACGTGCCGCTGGGCACTCGGCTGCTCACAGTAAAAGCCACGGACCCAGATGAGGGAGCCAATGGGGAAGTAACATATTTGTTTCATAATATAGACCACAAAGTGGCACAAGTATTTCACTTGGATTCTTACACAGGAGAAATATCAAATAAAGAACCTCTGGATTTCGAAGAATACACAATTTATCCAATGGAAATTCAAGCTCAGGATGGTTCAAGCCTCATGGCCAGAGCTAAGGTGCTGGTCAAAGTTCTGGACATAAATGATAATGCCCCAGAGGTGACCATCACCTCTGTCACCACTGCAGTCCCAGAAAACTTTCCTCCTGGGGCCATAATTGCTCTTATCAGTGTGCACGACCAGGACTCCGGAGACAATGGTCACACTACGTGTTCCATTTCTGGAAATCTACCCTTTAAATTAGAAAAGTTAGATGATAATTATTACCGTTTAGTGACAGAAAGAACAATGGACAGAGAACTTACCTCCCAGTACAACATCACAGTAACAGCAGCAGATCAGGGAACTCCGACTCTATCTACCGAAACACACATTTCACTGCAAGTGACAGATATCAATGACAACTCCCCTGTCTTCCTCCAGGACTCCTACTCCACCTACATTCCAGAAAACAACCCCAGAGGTGCCTCCATTTTCTCCGTGACTGCCCACGATGCTGACAGCAATGAGAATGCACGAGTCACTTATTCCCTGGTGGAGGACACCATCCAGGGGGTACCTCTATCCTCCTTTGTCTCCATCAACTCAGACACTGGAGTCCTGTATGCGTTGCGATCCTTCGACTATGAGCAGTTCCGTGACCTGCAATTGAGAGTGACTGCAAGTGACAGCGGGGACCCGCCGCTCAGCAGCAACGTGTCACTGGTCATATTCGTGCTGGACCAGAATGACAACACACCTGAGATTCTGTACCCCGCCCTCCCCACTGACGGTTCCACCGGTGTGGAGCTAGCACCCCGCTCCGCAGAGCCTGGCTACCTGGTGACCAAGGTGGTGGCTGTGGACAGAGACTCAGGCCAGAACGCCTGGCTGTCCTACCGCCTGCTCAAGGCCAGCGAGCCGGGACTCTTCGCGGTGGGGCTGCACACGGGCGAGGTGCGCACAGCGCGGGCCCTGCTGGACAGAGACGCGCTCAAGCAGAGCCTGGTGGTGGCGGTCCAGGACCACGGCCAGCCCCCTCTCTCGGCCACTGTCACGTTCACAGTGGCGATGGCTGACAGCATCCCAGATGTGCTGGCCGACTTGGGCAGCATGGAACCCTCCACCAACCTGGACAACTCCAGCCTCACGCTGTACCTGGTGGTGGCGGTGGCCGCGGTGTCCTGCGTCTTCCTCGCCTTTGTCATTTTGCTGCTGGCGCTCAGACTGTGGCGCTGGCATAGGTCGCGTGTGCTCCAGGCTTCAGGAGGAGGATTGACGGGCGTGCCCGTCTCTCACTTTGTGGGCGTAGACGGGGTGCGGGCTTTCCTGCAGACCTATTCCCACGAGGTCTCGCTCACCGCGGATTCGCAGGTGAGTCACGTGACCTTCCCGCAGCCCAACTACGCTGACACGCTCATCAGCCAGGAGAGCTGTGAGAAAAAGGATTTTCTATCAGCACCCCAGTCTTTACTTGAAGACAGaaagcaaacattttctcaggTAAACTTTGTGTAGTAAATTTATCTAGATAAAAATAATTCCTGACTTTACTTACTTGCTTCCATTCTTTACTACTAACAGTTCTCTATTTCCCATGTATCATTGTAGCTTTCTATTTACAAATCCTGGGAAATCATTAAATGTTTATATCCGAGTATATTTATCATTGTTCTTTCATTAGAACAAAGAGTTCTAATGAAAAGAGTTGTGGAAAGAGCACTGCATTAGAAACAAGGAGATTTGGCTTCTAAAGTTTTCTTGCTTGCTTCTggccaaataattttatttgtctgGCTTTACCATTCTCTTATCTAGCAAGGATTGGGTTTTACTAGAAAAGGTCCACCAATATTAATGTGACTAATACTGTTTTCAAATATCCTTAAGTTATAAatatctcctaatttatccttaaGTTTAATGTAGATGTCATCTGTCAGGGCGCTGTTTTATTTGGGGACATTTGAAAAGGTAAAGATTGTCTAAAGTAGTATTTTTAAGTTGTGTTAATGTAAAATTATGGAAATCTAGGTAAGCTGCAAATTTAAACTTTCTTAGCCTTTTGTTTAGTCATTTATTTTGACATGTTTTATGCATGCTCAAGAATGCATCAACTGTTTAAGTAACATGAAATTAAGTAATAAGATGAATGACAGAAAATTTTCTGTGCAACTTGAGAAATAGTTTGAAGCCTCGTGATTTGTATATTATGCCTGTAATGTAAACAACTAACAGAAATCAAGTATATATTCCATTTTAATGTGTGTAAGCTCTTCACAAGAAATGCATTGTAGGGGAGTAAATCTATGCTTTGATATACTTACTCTGCTCCAATAAATTAAAgatacatgtataaaataaaaaagaagaaagcagaagcATAGTCAGGCACAAATAAAAGATAGATAGCTAAATGGACCGAAGATGGGACAGAAAGTGGTGAGCCAGGCTAAAACTAAAGTGGGAATTCTAGTCTTGTACTTAGATGAGATTGTTCAAGCAGTGTAATAGGGACAAAAGGGCTTCGGGCTAAACAAGGGACCTGAGCCAGGCTTACTGCTTGCATCCAAAATAAGCAGTTAGGCCCCTTAGCTAGTTAAAAAGGCGGAAAATCACATAAAAACATTACCTACCAGTTCCCATGGTCGTAACTTGTTGCAAGCTAAAGACCAAGGGAGTAAGGTGGACACAGATGCTGGCTTCAGGAAATGAACACTAAGTCTCTCAGACCTGAGCTGTGATATTCAGAATACCACTGCGGCATACCATTAAAGTGCCATTAAAATACCTAGTTATGGCCTGGGACCTGGAGAATTCTGGAACTTTCTTTTGCTAGTGAGAATTTCCTGccaacaaattattattttttaggtaatctttattttctctgatggctttaaaaaaaaattctctcattCTTGCTGTATGTCTAagtgtggatttttatttttattttctgtttggtacCAAGAGTATACTCTCAATACCATAAGTtgttacaatttaaaattttctcaactcttataatttaaaactttgcttctgtgtatatataaatgaCCTTTTAACCTATTGAAACACCAAGATTGCCaagttggttgattttttttttttttttttttgcggtacgcggcctctcactgttgtggcctctcccgttgcggagcacaggctctggacgcacaggctcagcggccatggctcacaggcctagctgctctgcggcatgtgggatcttcccggaccggggcacgaacctgtgtcctctgcatcggcaggcggactctcaaccactgcgccaccagggaagcccttggttgattttttaaatccatcTATTCTGCTGACAAGATACgtgcttaaaataaaattatactgaaaTACTGAAGGTAAAGATGTCGATAGATATGCACACACACCCTACACACAAGAAAGCAGTCATGTCAATTTAATATAACACCAAAGTAGTGTTTAAGGCAACAACATTAgtggtgatttttttaatgaactgatCATACTTATAAAAAGAACAGACAACcaaaaggatataaaaatcaTGAGCTCCTATTACCAAACAATATAGCTTTGAAAATAATACAGATTATTTTcaaatctgaaatttaaaagagaCTTTAACACAGTTCCATAAGAAAGAATACATCACACAGGCAGAAAATTACTAAGCACACAGCGTATTTGAATAACAGAATCTATAAGCTTGATCTGACAGATTTGTTGGGTATTTGTACACACAACAGATATAGAATAGCCAATTTTTACATGAACATATGGAAAATCTACAACAATTTACTACATAGTCATCACAAAAATGGTAGAGCAAATTTCAAAGTACAAATAATATACATCCCTTATGTAGTTAAATCACAAAGTGGCTGCTGAGGAAAATAGGGAGGGATTagtaaaagggtacaaacctTCAGCTGTAAGAGGAATAAGGCCttaggacctaatgtatagcgtGAGACTACAGTTgacaacactgtattgtataatagaaagttgctaagagtagaaCCTGatgctctcacacacacacaaaaaggtaaatatgtgaggcggtggatgtgttaattagctcagtagaggaatcctttcacaatgtatacatatatcaaatcatcatgttgtacactttaaatatcttacaattttatttgtcaattatacctcaataaagctggaaaaatcacacagcaaacattttaaaatagtagaaggaaacagaaaagtttGGACATTTAAATCTACAACCCTGAATTACTCttggatttaaaaaatcacaatgaaataaaaactataagaattaaaatattacttattaaaaattgtggaatgcagagaaaagaatatttaggGGTAAATCTGTAGACAACTATAAGAATTTCAAAAAGCAAATGATTTAAAACAAGTGAGTTTAGCTTGCCACTCAAGAAACAGAGCAAGAAAGATATAATATTagcataaatttaaataaaataataggaaaagtaacaaaaagtataaattattgaaatgcaaacaaagaagaaTTATGATGATGAAGCAATAGAAGCCGACACCAgtggggagaaaatgaaactaCTGTCAAGTCCAGTGCTGGGACTAATATCGGCTAGTCAGATGGCATGACTAAAATTCGTTTTAGAGATCttaaaagaaaaccccaaattcTGATTATAGACAAAGAcctggaaaagagaaagggaaggaaaagcaagtgagactaggaaaaaataaaacagcttaaTACGAAGCAAGAAACATGAGTGGGAAATAATATACAGAGTAAAACCAGATGTtgtcaaagacaaagaaacagaaatcttTAGAGAACTACAATAAGGGATGTCGAGCAGTTATTTAATGAGACTCAAAAGTATCAAAACAATgttgaagaaaaagttttaaaaaacagactaGGGGCTCTACTAGAAAACATGGTGAGTTAATATCAATTGtttccaataaatatttcatCAGGGTTCTCAGAGGAAtgggttaaaaatgaaaaaagttcaATGGGGAAGAAGCCAAAAGGCAAAAAGACTGAAATGAGACCAGAAGTGTGCAATCTCGCTCAAGAATGTTGATTCAAAATCCTATCtactatatatgtaatatttatagcTTACGACTAAATGGGGTTTATTACTTAGGGATGCAAGAATATTTCAATATAAGAAAATCTAATAATATAAAACTTCATATTAGGGGATTGAAGATAAAAAGCCATATGTTCATTTCAATAGAGGCATAATAAAGGTCTTCAGAACATTCAACACAGGATTAAAATCTTTTAGCAAACTGGAAATTGAAGGAAACGTCCTTAACCTGATAAAGAGTATCTATCAAAAACTCATAgagctacccaaagcaatctacagattcagtgcaatccctatcaaaatcccaatgcctttttttgtataaatagaaaaaaaatccatcctaaaattcatatggagtgTCAGGGGACCTCAAGTAGCCCTAACAATCTTGAAAAGAACAAGGAACAAACCACCTTCAGTTTCCTTAATGTTCGTGCTGCCTCTCACCTCCAAGAATTTGTACTAAGGTTCTAGAACACTACTCCAGCCTCTTTCTTGATCCAGTCATACCCTTTAGGATCCAGCTTCAATCTTGTCCTGGAAAAGTCTTTCCTGACCCCCAAATCTAGGCTGGATACCCTTCCTATGTATTCTCCCATTGCCCAGGGTTTCCAACCATCATAGCAGTTACCATACTCTATTAAAATACTCTGTGTACTTTACTATGTCCTCCCTTATCCTGTAAGCTTCCTGAGAACAGGGACTGTGTTCATCAGGTGCACCATTTCTATCTCCAGCATCAATCAGGCAAAGTGTCAGGCCTTAACTGGGTAGTCACCCAATTAAATGTCCGAAAATTCAATAATTTAAATacagatttggggggaaaaatacaGGTTTTGAAGTTCAATACTAAGCCATTAagcacagaaatttaaaatatataacattagaATATAATGTAGCTAATATTTTTAGATTAATCCTATTGTCTCTGAATATAAAATAAGAGGTTGAAGATGTTTGGCATAAGGGCAGAGGCTGCCTTGATTAATGCCTCCAACGTTCAATGATACTCTCCTTGCAACTACTATCAAGGTCACATTCATTCACACCATTCTTATTCATTCTGAAAAAAAGACTCCTGACTTGAAAGAGCTACTTCTAAGGTATCTTAGAACTGTAAGATTCTTCAAAACAACTTGAAAGTCACAGGGGCAACAAATAATAACTTGGGTTTACCAGAAAGAGTGCAGAAATTACTTAGGCCTCTGGGCGTCGCTGTTGACCACCTAAGAAGTAAGCCTGTGAGACATCCACTCCAACATTACGGCTTGCATAACACAAAAGGCTGGGCGTTTGGCCCGCAAGCTTCGGGACggcaaaaaaaattaagtccagCAGCCCACTACTTCTCTCCACAGTTACCTGGGTCCCGTGAATGCTGGTCACATCAGACCCTGAGGAATAAAGATTGAAATCCCGGCCTGGATGCTGGAAGTTGCCTGGGAGAAAAGACTGCAGCTCAAGAAATGGCGGCTCTGCTAAAGTTGCCAAACCGCGGAAGGCTTGTCCTGCTGTGCCTTCTTTTGGCGACCCTATGGGAGGCTGGAGCTGGGCAGATGCGCTATTCTGTGCCAGAAGAGATCGAAAAGGGCTCATTCGTGGGCAACATCGCTAAGGACTTGGGACTGGAGCCTCAGGAGTTGGCGGAGCGCGGAGTCCGCATCGTCTCCAGAGGTAGGACGCAGCTCTTTGCTCTGAACCCGCGAAGCGGCAGCTTGGTCACCGCAGGCAGGATAGACCGGGAGGAGCTCTGCGCTCAGAGCGCGCGGTGTCTGCTGAGTTTCAACATATTCCGGGAAGATAAATTGAGTATTTATTCAGTAGAGGTGGAAATAACAGATATTAACGATAATGCCCCTCGCTTTGTAGTAGAGGAACTGGAGCTAAAAATCAGTGAACTGACTATGCCAGGATTCCGGATCCCTCTGAAGAGCTCGCATGATGCAGACGTCGGAGAGAACACCCTCCAAAGGTACGAACTTAATTCAGATGACCACTTCTCCCTGGACGTGCGAAGCGGAAAAGATGGGAATAAGTATCCGGAGCTGGTGCTGGAACGCGCCCTTGACCGTGAGGAAGAGGCCGTTCACCATCTCGTTCTTGTGGCTTTGGACGGGGGCGACCCTATCAGATCTGGCACCTCCCGCATCCGCGTGATGGTCCTGGATGCGAACGACAACGCGCCTGTTTTTACACAGCCCGAGTACCATGTAAATGTTCCAGAGAATACGCCCGTAGGCACCCGGATACTCACAGTGACCGCCACTGATGCAGATGAGGGATACAACGCTCAAGTGACATATTTTCTGGAGAAAATTCCTGAAGAAACCTCAGAGGTATTTGAGCTTAAGTCATCATCTGGAGAAATAACGATCACAAAAAGCCTAGATTATGAGGATGCCAAATTCCATGAAATTGATATTGAAGCTCAGGATGGTCCAGGCCTTCTGACCAGAACGAAGGTCATTGTCACTGTTCTCGACGTAAATGACAATCCCCCAGAATTTTACATGACGTCTGCTACCAGCTCAGTTCCTGAAGACTCTCCTCCAGGAACCATAATTGCACTTTTCAATGTACATGACAGAGACTCTGGGCAGAATGCATTTATCACATGTTCACTCCCAGAGAACCTTCCTTTCAAATTAGAAAGGTCAGTGGACAATTACCACCGACTGGTTACAACCAGAGTCCTTGACAGGGAACAGTTTTCTTT containing:
- the LOC137221801 gene encoding protocadherin gamma-A1-like, with amino-acid sequence MPIRVKVLGCRRLVLLFLFLWMLLEAQAGKIRYSVPEETDKGFFVGNLAKDLGLQPQEVAERGVRIVSRGRTQLFALNPRSGSLVTAGRIDREELCAQSLQCLVSFNVLVEDKMKLFPVEVEIIDINDNTPQFQLEEVEFKMNEITTPGTRIPLPSGQDLDVGMNSLQMYQLSSNPHFCLDVQQGPDGSQQPELVLQSPLDREEDAVHRLLLTAFDGGNPVRSGSLRIRVQVVDANDNPPAFTQAQYHTSVPENVPLGTRLLTVKATDPDEGANGEVTYLFHNIDHKVAQVFHLDSYTGEISNKEPLDFEEYTIYPMEIQAQDGSSLMARAKVLVKVLDINDNAPEVTITSVTTAVPENFPPGAIIALISVHDQDSGDNGHTTCSISGNLPFKLEKLDDNYYRLVTERTMDRELTSQYNITVTAADQGTPTLSTETHISLQVTDINDNSPVFLQDSYSTYIPENNPRGASIFSVTAHDADSNENARVTYSLVEDTIQGVPLSSFVSINSDTGVLYALRSFDYEQFRDLQLRVTASDSGDPPLSSNVSLVIFVLDQNDNTPEILYPALPTDGSTGVELAPRSAEPGYLVTKVVAVDRDSGQNAWLSYRLLKASEPGLFAVGLHTGEVRTARALLDRDALKQSLVVAVQDHGQPPLSATVTFTVAMADSIPDVLADLGSMEPSTNLDNSSLTLYLVVAVAAVSCVFLAFVILLLALRLWRWHRSRVLQASGGGLTGVPVSHFVGVDGVRAFLQTYSHEVSLTADSQVSHVTFPQPNYADTLISQESCEKKDFLSAPQSLLEDRKQTFSQVNFV
- the LOC137221796 gene encoding protocadherin gamma-A2 isoform X25, with the protein product MAALLKLPNRGRLVLLCLLLATLWEAGAGQMRYSVPEEIEKGSFVGNIAKDLGLEPQELAERGVRIVSRGRTQLFALNPRSGSLVTAGRIDREELCAQSARCLLSFNIFREDKLSIYSVEVEITDINDNAPRFVVEELELKISELTMPGFRIPLKSSHDADVGENTLQRYELNSDDHFSLDVRSGKDGNKYPELVLERALDREEEAVHHLVLVALDGGDPIRSGTSRIRVMVLDANDNAPVFTQPEYHVNVPENTPVGTRILTVTATDADEGYNAQVTYFLEKIPEETSEVFELKSSSGEITITKSLDYEDAKFHEIDIEAQDGPGLLTRTKVIVTVLDVNDNPPEFYMTSATSSVPEDSPPGTIIALFNVHDRDSGQNAFITCSLPENLPFKLERSVDNYHRLVTTRVLDREQFSLYNITVIAKDGGNPSLSTDAHILLQVTDINDNPPTFPHISYSAYIPENNPRGASIFSMMAHDPDSDDNAHVTYKLAEDIIQGAPLSSYISINSDTGILYALRSFDYEQFHELQLWVTAHDSGNPPLSSNVSLSIFVLDQNDNVPEILYPALPTDGSTGVELAPRSAEPGYLVTKVVAVDRDSGQNAWLSYRLLKASEPGLFAVGLHTGEVRTARALLDRDALKQSLVVAVQDHGQPPLSAAVTLTVAVADSIPEALADLGSIRTYTNSDDSGLTLYLVVAVAAVSCVFLAFVIVLLALRLRRWHTSRLLQASGGGLAGVPASHFVGVDGVRAFLQAYSHEAWLTADSRGSHVIFPQPSYADTLISQESCEKKDFLSEPQLIPEDKEETFSQNFRC
- the LOC137221796 gene encoding protocadherin gamma-A2 isoform X20, with translation MAALLKLPNRGRLVLLCLLLATLWEAGAGQMRYSVPEEIEKGSFVGNIAKDLGLEPQELAERGVRIVSRGRTQLFALNPRSGSLVTAGRIDREELCAQSARCLLSFNIFREDKLSIYSVEVEITDINDNAPRFVVEELELKISELTMPGFRIPLKSSHDADVGENTLQRYELNSDDHFSLDVRSGKDGNKYPELVLERALDREEEAVHHLVLVALDGGDPIRSGTSRIRVMVLDANDNAPVFTQPEYHVNVPENTPVGTRILTVTATDADEGYNAQVTYFLEKIPEETSEVFELKSSSGEITITKSLDYEDAKFHEIDIEAQDGPGLLTRTKVIVTVLDVNDNPPEFYMTSATSSVPEDSPPGTIIALFNVHDRDSGQNAFITCSLPENLPFKLERSVDNYHRLVTTRVLDREQFSLYNITVIAKDGGNPSLSTDAHILLQVTDINDNPPTFPHISYSAYIPENNPRGASIFSMMAHDPDSDDNAHVTYKLAEDIIQGAPLSSYISINSDTGILYALRSFDYEQFHELQLWVTAHDSGNPPLSSNVSLSIFVLDQNDNVPEILYPALPTDGSTGVELAPRSAEPGYLVTKVVAVDRDSGQNAWLSYRLLKASEPGLFAVGLHTGEVRTARALLDRDALKQSLVVAVQDHGQPPLSAAVTLTVAVADSIPEALADLGSIRTYTNSDDSGLTLYLVVAVAAVSCVFLAFVIVLLALRLRRWHTSRLLQASGGGLAGVPASHFVGVDGVRAFLQAYSHEAWLTADSRGSHVIFPQPSYADTLISQESCEKKDFLSEPQLIPEDKEETFSQSKEPANHIYKIRGCSKAHPFSQPAP